The genomic DNA GGACATGAAGTTACGATCGGTTGCCCACTATTGCAACGTACATACTGTGTACAATCGCTCGGATGAGGATACACAGATCCGTGTGGCCTGTTGGCACACATCGTTTCTACTGGATGCATATGACAGGTTTTGGAATCACCCGGTGTACAAAACTGAACCTTCAAGTTGAATATTTCCCCAGCAGGACAGAACATCACGCCCGGTTGTTGCACCATACACATAACGATAAGATTGCACTCATTCGGGTGCTCAAGCAGTGTTCCGTCGGCACGATCGGTGCAGATATTGGTGGCGTGTGTGCAAGATTCCGTATCGCCCACCACACAACCACTCACCCCTTGCTTGAAGATTGTTCCCGGAGAGCATTGTTCGAACACCGGCCGGCCCGAAGAGCAGTAGATGTAAGCGGTACATTTCGTTGGATGTGGAACGATTCCATCAGGGCGTCCGGAACATACACTATCAAACTCCTCACAAGTAGCTTCATTTCCTGGAACGCAGGCGAGTGTTTGGGCGTTGTAAATGCTACCAGCCATACAGGTTTGCACTTGGGCTCTCTGGGCATGACACACCACAAACATGGCACACTCGGTTGGGTGGGGAAAACTTACGGAATCCATCTGTCCTATGCACATCCGATCGAGTGGCTCAAACTCACAGGTACGTGGATTTCCCGGAACACAGAACTGAGCATCTGGACGAAGGATTTCTTGGTTTGGACACGATCGTAGCATCACTGCACCACCTTGACACCTGATGTAGATCTCGCAAAGACTCGGATGCGCGATTATCGATCCATCTGGTTGATCTTGACACACGCTTCCAAGGAGCTGACACGTGTTGGTATTGCCCGGTCGGCAGGATCCACCCGGTGCGTATAGAATCTGTCCCGCAGGACAGCTCATCGTAATAGATTCACCGGCGGTACAAATGACAAACTGCGTGCAGTCTGCTGGAAGTGGATAGATCGCTCCCTTCGTCACATTTTGGCACATCGTTTCCTGTGGATAGAACTGACAGGTGTCTGCATTTCCTGGTGCACAAAACTGAGCCCGTACGTTCAGTATCTCGCCTGTTGGACATTGCTGAGCGGTGGCAGATCCTCCTTGACATAAAACGAACAAATCACACTCATTCGGATGCATCAGCACAGTTCCGTCGAGTTCTCCCTGGCAAATGTTATCAATACGCAGGCACGTCTCCGTGTTTCCAACAACACACTTTCCTTCCCTCACTTCGAACACTTCGCCCCTTGGACAGTCGAAGATGGTTGTGTGACCATTTTCACATCTCATATATCGGGAACAGTCAGGTGGATATGGCAGTACACCATCCGGTTGACCTGCACAGGAAGCTTCAACGATCACCAACTCACAAGTATCCCAACTCCCGGGCAGACACGCACCATCTCGCTGCGACCAGATCTCTCCCAACGGGCACGAGTATCGGTTTGCCGTACCGAGTGAACAGAACACAAACTCCCAGCACATACTAGGATGTGCGTAAAACGCGTACGACACATCCCCACAAAACTCGCTCCAGTCGGGTTCGGGAGTACGATCCGGACACTGCTCTCGATCACCCTGTACACAGCGATGCACGATTGGATCAAAGATAAACCCATCTGCACATTGGTTTGCAGCCGGTTGCTCGAAGGTGCACGAAACAAACACGTCACAAAGCGATGGATCTGGGTGCGGGAAAATACCGGCAGTTACACCAACACAAACCGAATCCAGTGAGTGATCGTTTGCGCGAACGGTATACGTTAAATTTTCTTCCGAACTTGCTGGAGCTACTGCAAGCACTAGGAGCAGCAGAGCTTCTGCTTGGAATGTTAGCTTTCTCTCCATTGCACCGGAGAGTTGCCAACTCGTTACTGATGTGTCAGTTAAGTGAGTTGTCGATATTTAAAATAGATCGAGTCGGACGGTGCGTTATCTATTGGTGTGCTGCTGGAATTGAGTGCAGCGTATCGGTACATGCATCAGTGATCAGTACGGTGCGGTCACTTTCAAACAGCAGGGGACCTAGAAAACAATCTAAATTAGTGTAGATGTGATGGGTAgtgcaaattaaaattatgaaaGTAACATGCACCTTCACTTTCGATGAGGCCGTTCCGCTAATTTAAAGAGCAGTTGGTCAAGGCAACATGTCTGACAGCGACCGGACTTGAGGCTTTGAACTTCTTGAGGTAACGCACTCTGTGAGGGatgttttttctcttgctaGATGGACCTCTACCAGGACAATAtgtaaaggaaaaataaagacCATGTCCTAGGTTGATCGAGAAACGATATTTCGAACAGATACAGCTACAGAAGGTGAAAGCTTTTGGTTTAATGATGGTGTCTCTTTATCTTTCTCAACTTAAATTTTATATACCAAAACATCAGACAGTAAACACGAAGTGTCCGCTCAAAATCAATCCAGCCGAATGTCGCAGTAATGATAAGCAGTCAGTAGACGCAAGACTAAGATAAGGAAGCGTTTATTGATTTATATATGTGCGCGGGGACCAAAGCGTCAGTCCCCAATCTTTCACATCGGTATACACGTCTCCTGATTACCTGGCGCACAGTCCCGAATAGCGCCCACAAAGATTTGGTTCGGCGGGCAGGACAGAATCTCCGTGTCACCGTTGGTGCATCGTATGAAGAGATAGCACAGCAGCGGATGGGTGTAATTTCCATCGGGGCGTCCTTCACACACCGAGATAATGGGTGGCTCAGTGGTGACTGGTGCCAGGGTACAATCATCTGCGTTACCAGTTGCACAAACCAGGAACTCCGGATGCAAGATCTCCCCTTCCGGGCAGCGCAGCGCCGATGTAGTTCCCGAGGTGCACAACAGGAACAGATCACACCCTTGCGGATGAGGAAGAACTCCGTCCGGTCGTCCGGCACAGGTGCCGTCCAGGAACGAGCAGGTGTTTCCATTGCCAGCGACACAGCTTTGACTCGTTGCACGGAAGATAGTACCTGCGCGGCAGGTTTCTACCATTGCTTGTGCATTTTCACACCGTACAAACAGTCGGCAGTCGGTTGGATGTGGATAAACAATTCCATTCTGCATGCCGATACACATCCGCTCAACGGGTTCAAAGGCACACGTAGACGGATTGCCAGGCACACAGAACTGAGCGTCGGGGCGAAGAATTTCTCCTGGTGGACAGGCATGAACCTGCACACTTCCTCCCTGACACCAGATGAAATGTCCACAGAGGCTTGGATGCTCGATCACCCAGCCATCCGGCAAGCCTTGGCAAACGTGGTCAAGGAACGTACAGGTGTTGGTGTTGCCGGGACGGCATGTACGGGACGGAGCATGCAGAATTTGGCCTACAGGGCAGTCCAATACCACGGATTGCCCGCTATTACACACGACATACTGAGAACAGTCGTTCGGGTTGGGATATATGTTACCATCTGTCATTCCTTGGCACATGGTTTCAACTGGATGAAACTGACAGGTAAGGCTACTGCCTGGTGCGCAGAACTGCGCTTCCACGTTGAGGATCTCACCGGCAGGACATCGTAGCGAAGCTGCTTGTTGAGCCACACATAAAATGTAAAGATCGCATTCGCTTGGATGAGCAAGTATCGCTCCATCCGGTTGTCCGACACAAATACCATCCGCTCGTTCGCATGTTCTCGTGTTGCCAACAACGCACTCTCCAATCGCTTCATCGAATATGGTTCCGGCAGAACACTGTTCGAACGTAGCCAAACCTGCCGAGCAGTAGATGTAAGCCGTACAAATGGTTGGATGGGGAATGGTTCCATCCGGACGTCCGATACAGATGTTATCAAACCGCTCGCAGGTACCCTGATTGCCGGGAATACAGTTACGAGTTGGGGCGTTGAAAATACTACCTGCCGGACAGGTAAGCAGGACCGCGTTCTGGCCCCGACACTCCAAGAACAGTACACAGTCAGTTGGATGCGGGAAACGTATGCTATCCGCCTGTCCTACGCACATCAGGTCGATCGGCGTAAACTGGCAAGTGTCTGCATTGCCAGGAACGCAGAACTGAGCGTCTGGGCGTAGGATTTCTCCAACAGGACACGGATTGACCGTTGGCCGTCCCTCGGTGCACCAGATGAAGAAGTCGCAGCGTTCCGGATGGGGCAACACAGTGCCATCGGGTTGATTGGCACACACACCTGTAAGCGGTGTGCATGTGTTGGCATTGCCCGGTATACACGATTGAGCCGGGGCACTGAAAATATTGCCCGGGTCGCATCCTAGATCCCTAGCCGTGCCCTGCTGACACCAGACGAATCTCGAACAGTCTGTTggatgcggcaaaaacagtCCGCCGTCCCTGCCATCGCACATGGTCTCGATCGGGAACCGTTCGCAGGTGTCGGGATTTCCCGGGACGCAGAACTGAGCATCCACTCGCAGAATCTCGCCCGGTGGACACGGAAGCACGTCGGCATTGCCTCCACGGCAGATGATGTACATGCCGCAACGGGTCGGATGCTCCAGCACAGTTCCCTCGGGTTGCAATGTACAGAGCCCCTCAGTAACGACACAGGTGTCACGATCACCAAAGGCACAAGAGCCAGTTTGTGGATTGAAGATGCTTCCAGCAGGGCAGCTCATAACCGTGGACACACCATTATTACACGATAGGTAAAGTTCGCATGCAGTTGGATGGGGTACCACGCCCGGTGGTCGACCGATACACGCCGTTTCCACACTGCTGAACTCGCACGTATCACGATCGCCCGGAACGCAGAACCTGATATCGGGACGGAAGATCTCGTTCGGTGGGCACACCAGCACTGACGCTTCACCCAGCGAACAGAACACGAACAGATGACACTCGTTTGGATGTGGGCGTAGGTCGTTCGCCACTCCACGACACAGCTCTCCAGCCGACTGGCAAGTGTCCGTATTGCCCACCATACATCTGCCCAGGCCCTGATCGAACACTTCGCCCCGCAGACACTCAAGCACCGTCGTTACGCCGTTCGTACACTGCAAGTATCTCGTACAATCGATCGGATGCGGCAGTACACCATCGGGTCGATCCTGGCACACGTTCCCAATGTCCAACACCTCACAGGTGTCTCGGTTTCCGGGCAGACACGAACCATCCTTCTGGGACCATATCTCACCCACCGGACACgagaatcggttcaccaaacCGAACACGCAGAATACAAAGTCCCAGCACACGTTCGGGTTGGCGTAGAACGCATAGGAAACGGCACGGCAAACTTCGTCCCAATCCGGTTCGTTCCGTTCTGCGCACTCATTCCGATCGCCTGGAACGCAACGAAGGGAGCTAGGATCAAAGACGAATCCTGCAGCACACTGGTACACGATCGGTTGCTCAAACGTGCACGAGATGTACAGGTGGCAGAGGGCCGAATCCGGATGCGGGAAGATCCCGGCGTTCACACCTATACAGACCGACTCGACCGCGTGGTCACTCACGTCGGTCGGAAACTTTATAAGTTCTCCGACGCTTTCACCAGGGAAAACTGCCccgaacaacagcaaacagaaGACGCCAAGGTCTCCCAGGAATGGTAATGATTGCTTCATCGCGCTTTCGATACTGAAGCGTTGGTCGGTTGAGATGTGATCATTTATTTCGGAATCGTCTCATGCCCGGGGAGGGAAGTCGGCCGCCGTCGATTATCTGCCGCCGTTTTGGTAATAATTCGGTTCCACTTTAATGTGTTGTGATAATGGTGTTTTACGAGTTTATCAATTACGGACACCGGAACAGAGATAGGGAGCACAGTGGACATACTGTGTGAAAAACAATCGAACTGGTAGAGATACGATAGGGGAGCATGGGGTCTAACGGAGTGTCTTCGCTTAGAAAGAAACCGTGAGCAGAGAATTACGGATATTTTTGAAATTCACTTGTACAAAACCATCAAAATTCCTCAACAGACAACCTTCCTGGATATTTCTCGATAATATGTCTTTTGTTTGCATAACgcgtttcttattttattcaagggtctataaaatataaaattccAGTGAAATATTCTGATAAAGGGTACCATTTTCCGCTACATTTATTCTTGTATCTGTCACTATCTAGGTCGGTAACGTTTTTCAAGGAACTGAAGCTTGCGTTCATTCCAGAGTTAGGCTATGCATTTTCCTTAGAAAGTGACAGTGTTCTAATTCAATAGGaataaatgtatttaaatGCTTAAGCGTAGGATATATCCTGATCATTCTGGGAAAATAGAGTTTCTATGCCACTGAGGTCCAACTACATCCTGAACGAGTTCTGAAAATGAGTTCGAGAACCGTTCAAGAACAGTTAGTTCAACATTGTAGCAGATGTATTTAAACCACAAGTTAAGCCATTTCTGCGTGACATCTGTAGAACAGTAGATAAATCAATAGTGGTAGAATTACTATTTTTACTACCAATAATTTTGGATGTTAAAGCGGAGGATACGGTGGTGAAATCGGATGGTCCGGGGTTCATATTGCACTTGGACTgttccccgtagtgaggactgactatccatctACGTCTTCGTATGAAGTAAGCAGGAAATGACAGATATGACCTAAAAGTAAGAagtcgttagaccaagaaaaGAGAGACAATACCCGATATCCTTCCTACCAATTGCTATTGAAGCCGTTGAAACAGCTTACATCCATGAAACGTAAAACGCATGCATAGATTTACTTCTGAAAGCTTCTGTTAAGgagaaaaatatcaaaattgCTAATTGCGAATCAGAGGAGTCAGGAGAGTTCACATGACATTTTGTAGATGATATCAAATGAACTATCAAAAGTGTAAATGAACTAGCAATAGCAACAAAGAACTGGAATAGCTTCGAGGATAAGAGTCATGACCACATACCTACACATCATATAttcgaaaaaaagaaggagttTCCTGCACTGCAGCAACTTGAAAGCAAATTTCTCCTGTAAAAGAAATCATAATATGGCAGGCAAATGTAGGATgcttattattaatatttactTTATTCATATATTGGATTGGAATAATAATATCAGAATCATATGACAAGGAAAGAGAAATGGtgaaggcaaaaacaaaagcgagaCCAGGGATCTTGTAGTCGAACATAAGGCCAGTAGTTGTAGTTGTTGAAGGTCAATAGAGCTCGTAGGAAAGGGTGGTTCGAACTGTAACGAGTAAGGCTAGATGGGATATATAGTAGAAGTCTATCGTAGAAGCGATGGAAAGGAACATAAAAGACCCCAGGGTGGAAGACAGGAGAGAACGGACATCAAGTTCATTTAATAGGAGACCTGCAACAAGAAAATGTCCGGGGGGAACCAAACTTCAGCCGTGCATTCCCGAATATAAGGACTTTAGGTACAGATGATAGCGGGTTTCGGACGATTGCCTAACCATTCAATTCAGCGATTAGATAGCTTTGTTGATAACGCAACCAACGTTCCAGTTAAAGGACAGTGTCTTATCAAGCCACACTCCTAGATCCTTTATAGAAGATACACGACGCATAACTATATTACAGGGTTAAATGTAGTAGTTAAATGGAACCACGAGAAAACGGGTACACGAAATCACACAACTCGTACAAAGAGCAAGGAATAGGCTATTTTTACAACACCAGACGGAGAAGTCAACTAAGGACTAATCTTAAGGGTACAACAGTTAGTAAAAGAAGCCACTGAAAGGTAAATCTTTAATTCATAAATCTGAAAATCTTCCGCAGAAATGATGGAAGTACAGTCATTGACAaataacacaaataaaaaagcgcTAAGGACACTTCCTTGAGAAACTCCAAAGGAGCTTATAAAGGAGTCGGACAGCAAGACAAAACTCGAACTCTATACGATTTCATACGCTAATACCACTTCAACCAAGGCTGTTAGCGATCCTATCTTATAAATgctttatatttaaaaaaaattagttATATGATGACTAGATGTAGTTCAAAACGCTACAGGAACTTATAAGCTGTTCAATGTGCCAGAAGAAAGTCAAtagaaagggggaaaaagaatGCTAAAGTAA from Anopheles stephensi strain Indian chromosome 2, UCI_ANSTEP_V1.0, whole genome shotgun sequence includes the following:
- the LOC118508409 gene encoding multiple epidermal growth factor-like domains protein 11, whose amino-acid sequence is MKQSLPFLGDLGVFCLLLFGAVFPGESVGELIKFPTDVSDHAVESVCIGVNAGIFPHPDSALCHLYISCTFEQPIVYQCAAGFVFDPSSLRCVPGDRNECAERNEPDWDEVCRAVSYAFYANPNVCWDFVFCVFGLVNRFSCPVGEIWSQKDGSCLPGNRDTCEVLDIGNVCQDRPDGVLPHPIDCTRYLQCTNGVTTVLECLRGEVFDQGLGRCMVGNTDTCQSAGELCRGVANDLRPHPNECHLFVFCSLGEASVLVCPPNEIFRPDIRFCVPGDRDTCEFSSVETACIGRPPGVVPHPTACELYLSCNNGVSTVMSCPAGSIFNPQTGSCAFGDRDTCVVTEGLCTLQPEGTVLEHPTRCGMYIICRGGNADVLPCPPGEILRVDAQFCVPGNPDTCERFPIETMCDGRDGGLFLPHPTDCSRFVWCQQGTARDLGCDPGNIFSAPAQSCIPGNANTCTPLTGVCANQPDGTVLPHPERCDFFIWCTEGRPTVNPCPVGEILRPDAQFCVPGNADTCQFTPIDLMCVGQADSIRFPHPTDCVLFLECRGQNAVLLTCPAGSIFNAPTRNCIPGNQGTCERFDNICIGRPDGTIPHPTICTAYIYCSAGLATFEQCSAGTIFDEAIGECVVGNTRTCERADGICVGQPDGAILAHPSECDLYILCVAQQAASLRCPAGEILNVEAQFCAPGSSLTCQFHPVETMCQGMTDGNIYPNPNDCSQYVVCNSGQSVVLDCPVGQILHAPSRTCRPGNTNTCTFLDHVCQGLPDGWVIEHPSLCGHFIWCQGGSVQVHACPPGEILRPDAQFCVPGNPSTCAFEPVERMCIGMQNGIVYPHPTDCRLFVRCENAQAMVETCRAGTIFRATSQSCVAGNGNTCSFLDGTCAGRPDGVLPHPQGCDLFLLCTSGTTSALRCPEGEILHPEFLVCATGNADDCTLAPVTTEPPIISVCEGRPDGNYTHPLLCYLFIRCTNGDTEILSCPPNQIFVGAIRDCAPGNQETCIPM